In one Amaranthus tricolor cultivar Red isolate AtriRed21 chromosome 8, ASM2621246v1, whole genome shotgun sequence genomic region, the following are encoded:
- the LOC130821718 gene encoding transcription factor TCP12-like, whose protein sequence is MFDSNLPYYDQYDNNEAQLLNFNSRMLDNDDLFLDTILLPYQPPPPPQQPPPQPPLSTTSKKGLDKGMKKKQDHGGSHSKSRKTGKKDRHSKIYTAQGPRDRRMRLSLQIARKFFDLQDMLGFDKASKTIEWLFNKSRAAIKDLSEKSCTSLIIPNSSPSMSIEKFDGKNEENKCEKKSSKIKNGSKKEKIMSKLNEKRKEARARARERTKEKLKMMNKKLDLGVEKNPNDESIIQEKVLEDQMACVGIVEKFLAASSSSMFDYHNSDLSLGFSMEYPRTGSGRSNGGFVEGTLEYVHQVDQVGPNPNCVFLGRGFNQGY, encoded by the coding sequence ATGTTTGATTCAAATCTCCCTTATTATGATCAATACGATAATAACGAAGCTCAATTATTAAACTTTAATTCTCGAATGCTCGATAATGATGATCTTTTCTTGGATACCATTTTATTACCATATCAGCCTCCGCCACCGCCACAGCAACCGCCGCCGCAACCACCATTATCCACCACTAGTAAAAAGGGTTTAGATAAAGgaatgaagaagaagcaagatcATGGTGGTTCCCACTCCAAGAGTAGGAAGACAGGTAAGAAGGATAGGCATAGCAAGATATATACTGCTCAAGGCCCTAGAGATAGGAGGATGAGATTGTCTTTACAAATAGCAAGAAAATTCTTTGATCTTCAAGATATGTTAGGTTTTGATAAAGCAAGTAAAACTATTGAATGGTTGTTTAATAAATCTAGGGCAGCTATTAAGGATTTAAGTGAAAAAAGTTGTACTAGTTTGATAATTCCTAATTCCTCTCCTTCAATGAGTATTGAGAAATTTGATGGTAAAAATGAGGAGaataaatgtgaaaaaaagagtagtaaaataaaaaatgggagtaaaaaagaaaaaattatgtcaaaacTAAATGAGAAAAGGAAAGAAGCAAGAGCTAGGGCAAGGGAAAGAAcaaaagagaaattaaaaatgatgaataaaaaattgGATTTAGGTGTGGAGAAAAACCCTAATGATGAATCAATAATTCAAGAGAAGGTTCTAGAAGATCAAATGGCTTGTGTTGGTATTGTTGAGAAGTTTCTAGcagcttcttcttcttccatgtTTGATTATCATAATTCTGATCTTAGTTTAGGGTTTTCTATGGAGTATCCAAGAACAGGAAGTGGAAGGAGTAATGGTGGATTCGTGGAAGGCACATTAGAGTATGTTCATCAAGTTGATCAAGTGGGCCCTAACCCTAATTGTGTATTTCTGGGCAGGGGATTTAATCAGggatattaa